A portion of the Sabethes cyaneus chromosome 3, idSabCyanKW18_F2, whole genome shotgun sequence genome contains these proteins:
- the LOC128743826 gene encoding uncharacterized protein LOC128743826, which translates to MAQLAYLVLALCAMQVSAARVATTTTKTTTQAPVDDFFKNVTEFGKKVQKALTETHESVVKSLGFQSNQEVIETLQNGTHKYVEQLRTIHTTLQKEAEKHSDLFEPVVKDLNAKLAETTKKFSEQKPEFAQKAKEYQEAVQSNIQSLVSEAQKAGERLKEESRGATEQLQSALKQLFDLTVQNLQETVRKLEAKKDKSA; encoded by the exons ATGGCTCAACTAGCCTATCTCGTGTTGGCACTTTGTGCGATGCAG GTTTCGGCAGCACGTGTTGCTACTACCACAACAAAAACCACAACCCAGGCACCTGTGGACGATTTCTTCAAGAACGTGACCGAATTCGGCAAAAAGGTTCAAAAAGCACTGACCGAGACTCACGAAAGCGTTGTTAAGTCGCTCGGCTTTCAATCCAACCAGGAGGTGATAGAAACCTTGCAAAACGGCACCCATAAGTACGTGGAACAGCTTAGGACAATTCATACGACACTACAGAAGGAAGCTGAGAAGCACTCCGACCTTTTCGAACCAGTGGTTAAGGATCTGAACGCTAAACTGGCGGAAACAACAAAGAAATTTAGCGAGCAGAAACCGGAGTTTGCCCAGAAGGCCAAAGAGTACCAGGAAGCGGTGCAATCGAACATTCAATCGCTGGTCTCAGAAGCCCAAAAAGCTGGCGAACGCCTGAAGGAGGAAAGTCGTGGAGCGACCGAGCAACTGCAATCCGCCCTGAAGCAACTGTTCGATCTCACCGTTCAGAATCTCCAGGAGACAGTGCGAAAACTGGAGGCTAAGAAGGACAAATCCGCCTAG